A window from Cryptomeria japonica chromosome 1, Sugi_1.0, whole genome shotgun sequence encodes these proteins:
- the LOC131026872 gene encoding germin-like protein 1-1 has translation MASFTALLSSTTLFLLLLVPKLSADPDQLQDFCIADTSSPTTLMNGLPCINPNKASANHFTSSALSMVANTSGNPLGISVILLTPQILPGINTLGISMARIDMAAGGVAPPHTHPRATEIVFILRGKLIAGFVDSTNKLFSHVVKTGDVFVFPKGTLHFLQNIGGNTASIIAAFNSQNPGSFLIPFAAFASNPAIPGPVLAKGFQISLEEVGKIRMGLGGH, from the coding sequence ATGGCTTCTTTCACTGCATTACTCTCTTCCACTACACTTTTCCTATTGCTTTTAGTCCCCAAGCTAAGTGCAGATCCAGACCAATTGCAGGATTTCTGCATAGCAGATACTTCATCTCCCACAACTCTTATGAATGGGCTCCCTTGTATCAATCCCAACAAAGCTTCTGCAAACCACTTTACTAGCTCAGCCCTAAGCATGGTGGCCAATACATCGGGAAACCCATTGGGAATAAGTGTGATTCTTTTGACTCCACAGATTCTTCCGGGCATAAACACACTGGGAATCTCAATGGCTCGTATAGATATGGCGGCTGGTGGGGTGGCGCCTCCTCATACACACCCTAGAGCCACTGAAATAGTTTTCATACTGCGAGGAAAATTGATTGCGGGCTTCGTTGATAGTACCAACAAATTGTTTTCTCATGTGGTTAAGACTGGCGATGTATTTGTGTTCCCCAAGGGGACTCTGCATTTTCTACAAAACATTGGAGGCAATACAGCTTCTATTATAGCTGCTTTTAACAGTCAAAATCCAGGTTCATTTCTTATCCCCTTTGCAGCTTTTGCTTCTAATCCGGCTATTCCTGGTCCAGTACTGGCCAAGGGGTTTCAGATTAGTTTGGAGGAGGTGGGAAAGATTAGAATGGGCCTTGGTGGCCATTGA